The genomic region ATTTATGTAATCCACCAACATAGATCTCTAGGGCTATAAAGAATAAGATCCCAAAAGCTACACTTATTGAAACCCATACACCACCTGCTTCAGCTACTTGTATCATGTATGGTTTATTCATATCTCTGCCTGTGAAACCTATTTCTCGAGCCCGTTTAATCCATAATGGTAAAACAGTATATGTGATCAGAAAGGATATGATTGCTGATAGTAAAGCATAGAATAAAGTGTATTCTGTAAAACATACACTCATCGCTGATCATCGCTCCACTCAGTATTAAATATTAGATATATCTCATTAGCTCTCTTCACACCTATCCCCTCAACAACCATGAGCTCCTTAATGCTTGCATTAGCTATATTGCGGAGAGTCTTGAATTCTCGCAGTAGTTTACGTGCAAGCGTGGGTCCAACAATGCTTTCAGCAACATATAGTATTCTATCTTTCAAACTCATAGGTTTCTTCTCGACACGCATCCTATAGATTTTCTTCTCTTCAGTTTTACCTAGACTCTTAGCTTTTGCGATGAGCCATGCAATAGTTGCTTGTTTATTAGGAGTGTTGAGAACAGGGATTTCGAAATCCAACATTAAAGTATCTATAACACGTAGCACACTCTGTATCTTCCACCCCCTATATTTCTCTAATACTCCAAGCCATCCTTCAACAATAATAAATGGTTGATAACCTTCCTTCTCAGCAGCCTCCGCTAAAAGTTTTGCTTGCTCCCATATCCTGTTATCCCTAATACTATTACCAAGATCAATGACTGTTTTTCTCTCAACCAGAACAGGTTTTTTACCTGGAGCCGCTAATAATAGGAAATCACCAGCAGGTAATGGTTGAACAGCGGTTTTCAAACCATTACTTTGAAACTCTTTTCTAAACTCGGGATGCTTCGAGTTTTCGCGGGAATCAATGATTATGTCTACAGGCGATAACAAAATATGTGACACTTTGTAAACACCATTCCATTACTATGTGTATGCTTGTTTTTGTAATGAGTTATTCATATAATGAATTTAATAAATAACTATTAATTGTATTTCTACAGGGTATTTTCCTTAAACCTAATATAGAGGATAATATATGGTTAGATAAGGTTATAGTAGAGGAATTCTGCGGGAGAAGGTATTCCTGCTAATTCTCTGATCTCATTTCTTTTCAGCTCAATATATGTTTGAATAACTTCTTCGCTGAAAGCTGGTTTTAAATATTCATGATCTGATTCGAGCTCGTCTAATGCTTCATCTAGGTTTCTAGGTAGTTCTCTTATTCCTAGACTTCTTCTTTTTTCGATAGGCATTTTATATACATTCTCTTCTATGGGATCGCCTGGATCAATCTTTTTCTTTATTCCATCTAATCCGGCAAGTATTATGGCTGATGATGCAAGGTATGGATTAGCTGTTGGGTCAGGGGGTCTATACTCTATACGGGTCATATTACCGTTATCTATGTTTGCTAATGGTATTCTTACTGCAGCACTACGATTAGCATAGCCCCATACAAGATATACTGGTGCTTCATAGCCTGGTATTAATCTTCTATAACTATTCGTTGTAGGGGAAACTATTGCTGATAAGCTTCGTCCATGCTCTAGTAGTCCCCCTATAAAGTATCTTGCAAATTGGCTTAAACCATACTTCTCATCTGGGTCGTGGAATAAGTTTTTATCCCCGCTCCACAAGCTTACATGTATATGCATACCGTTCCCATTATCACCCATAATCGGCTTAGGCATAAAGACTGCTTCAAACCCGTTTATTCTCGCAATTTTTCTAGCAATCATTTTAAAGTATTGTATAAAATCACCTAAGGAAACAACATTTTCTTTATTACTGGTAATCTCTACTTGACCACTACTAGCCACTTCGTGGTGATGCTTAACAGTATTTAATCCTGCCTCGTGAAGAGCGGATATTATAGATCTTCTAATATGCGCAACTCTATCAATTGACTCAACTATGTGGTATCCCTTTTTCAAGGGTATACTTGCATTATCAGTCCATGGAGACTCTGCTGAATATATCTCTAATATTTGCCTACCAGGTTCAACAATGTATTTTAGTTTCTCGAAAAGGAAAAACTCCATTTCAACACCCATCACTGACCTATATCCTTCGCTTTGAATTATTTCCTCAGCTTTCTCAGCAATATACCTTGGATCCCTATCGAGCCTCTTCCACTCTGGAAGATATACTTGGGAAATATATCCATATACATTTTTATCCCAGGGAAGCACTATCTCTGTCTCTTTAACTGGCTTCAAGATTACATCGCTAAAAGATATATCGAGAAAACCATATACACTGCTACCATCAAATAAAGTTGTAACACTTGACGGATCTTTTTCATCGCTGAGCAAGAGAGATGTGTTGCGGAAAACACCGATTAAATCGGTAAAATATAGGTTAACGAATTTTATACGGGTCATCTTGTATCATCCTCCACAAATTATACAAGAATCAATTTTTAATTCCGAACAAAATATTAAGAATTATAGTGAAATATACAGATATTATACGGATAATTAGGAGGGATGATATATTGACTAGGAGTTCAACCATACTTGACGATATCGATCTTAAAATATTAGATCAACTAAGAAAATATTCTAGGACGAGTTTTAGAGAAATCGCTTCAAAACTAAACAAGCCTGTCTCAACAATATATGATAGAATTAAACGATTAGAGAAACATGGAATTATCCGTGGCTTTTCGATCGATATAGACTATAGAAAACTAGGATACCAGATAAAAGCTCTAATACTAGTAAATGCAGAGGGTAAAGATCTAATCAAGGTTGAACAAGATATAGCATCTAATCCCAATGTTCAAGCAGTATATGATATTACAGGCGAATACGATATAGCATTAATAGCTAGTTTCAAAACAATTGAGGAACTAGATGCTTTCGTAAAAAAGCTACTAAGCAAGCCAGGCATTAAACACACAAGGACAAGCATTGTGTTCAGAACAGTTAAGGAAACCCAACACTTACCCCTCAAATAAAAAGGTGTATATGTATTGGCAGTTAAGGTAAAATGTTTGAAATGTGGGTTTGAAAGTAATAATTATAGAGGCTATAAATGCCCTAACTGCGGCTCACTCCTAGAAGTAATCCATGATTTTGAATGGATTATAGAATGGGAAAATAATGGTATATGGATATTTTCAAAAATGCTTCCACAAACTAATCACAGAATATCACTGGGTGAGGGATGGACCCCATTAATTAGATCAGATAATCTCTTCAGAAATGAAAACATATATTTCAAAGATGAAAGTAGGAATCCAACTGGTAGTTTTAGAGATAGAGCAGCTGCATTAATAGTGAGCGATGCATTAGATCAGGGTGCTAAGAGGTTAGTTGTTGCAAGCGATGGAAACATGGGTGCGAGCATTGCTGCTTATTCAGCTAAAGCAGGATTACCTGTTACGATATATGTTCCTGTATGGACTGATCCAGAAAAAATATTATTAATGAAAGCTTATGGTGCAAAAGTAATTGTTAGTGAAGAGGATCTAGACACTCTACTACAATATGTTGAGAGAAGAGCTAGGAAGGAAAAACTCTACAATGCATCAAGCACTTATAACATATTAGCTATGGAGGGGTTGAAAACTATTGGTTACGAAATATATCTACAGTACGGAGGGGTTCCTAGTACAGTATATGTTCCACTAGGTAGTGGATTAACAATTCTAAGCCTCTATCATGGGTTCTCAGAAATGCATTCAAACAATATTATTGATCATATACCTAAACTTATAGGTGTTGAAACATGTGCTAATCCTGTATACTCCTCTATACACGGCAACCCTACTAAGTGTAACGAAGAACCAATGCCCGGCTTATATTATAGAAAGCCTGTGTTGAAAGAATATGTTTCGGAGATCATAGATAAACATGGAGAAACAATTGTTGTGAACAATAAGCAAGTATATATGGCAGCTAAGAAACTCGCAATGGAAGAGGGATTATTTGTAGAGCCTTCCTCCGCGGTTGCATTAGCTGGAGCACTCAAAATCGGGGGAACTGAGAACTCAATAATATTACTGACTGGACACGGACTAAAGAGTCCAACCCCCTATACTAGACCTAGTAGAGAAAGATACACTCCATTTCCAGGCTCTACCAAGTCGCTAATATTGAAAATTATATCTGAAAAACCAGGTTTGACTGGATATGAAATATGGAAAAGACTTGGGTTAAGAATATCTGTTCAAGCTGTTTATCAGCATCTGAAGGAATTAGAAAAAATTGGACTTATATATTCTAAGTTCTCGGAAAACAGAAAACTATATTTTCCAGTATATAAGAAGTCAAGTAGTTGATTAAACAATTTTTTGAGTTTTCAATGTTTTCCATTACACGATCACTTATTGGAACCTCTTATTGAATTAAAATGTAATCTTAAAGTTCTTCTTAAAGTATAAACTTTATATTAGATTCCAATAGTATCTGATTATAGAAAAAATAGGGGGACATGAAATTGAGCACCAAGGATAGAGTAGATGTTGTTACAATAGTTACTTATATTGTAGCGGTATATGTTGCAACTATAGCTATTCAAATATATCAGCCATACACTGGAGGATACTTTAACTTAGGGGAAGCCGTTATTTATATAGCAGCAATACTTCATGGCCCCATTGTTGCTGCTGTAGCTGGTGGAATAGGTGCTTCACTAGCTGATCTATCTACAGGTTATGGAATATTTGCTCCTGCCACAGCTGTGATAAAGTTTATAGAGGGTTATCTAGCTGGCTGGCTCATATGGAGGTTCCGCGATAAAGCAAGGAATATAAAAGCTATTGTAGGAGCACTTATCGGTGTATTATATACATTTCTACTGATCTTATTCGCAATATATTATTGGAGCGGCCCAACATATATTGGGCCCAGCCAGATCTTATCTCTAACAATTACTTCAGCATACTTAGATATACCAGTATATGTATGGATCATAATTGTTCTAGTAATAGGTGCATTGCTCTCATATGTTCTAGTGAAGAAACTAGTAACAGCTTGGGAACCATTAGCACTTATCTTAGCAGGACTAGAAATGGTTATAGGGTATTTCCTATATGAATACTTCGTAAGTAATCCATTAACTGGTAGGCAACCTATAGCCGCATTAGCGGAAATCCCTGTTAATATAGGGCAGGCAGTAATTGGTGCATCTATAGCAGTCCCGCTTGCAACATGGTTGGTGAGAGCTGGATATGGCGGTAGAAAAAGTGATTGAAGCGAATATTGTTGAAGCAGGCTATCATAAAGGTTTTTTTATTAAGAATATCTCTTTTGAGCTCAGTAAAGGAGAAATACTCGTTATAACAGGTAGGTCTGGATCTGGAAAAACAACACTATTAAAAACCCTGCTCAACATTCTACATTTGTCAAATGGTTATATTAAAGGAGTAGTACTGATTAAAAACAAGCCTATAACGCAGTATTCTAGTGAGGAACTCTACAATCTAATATCATATATTCCTCAAGACCCATGGTATGCAGTTATCGGGCACGTGGTCTATGTAGAGTATTGTCATGCATTATCTGTGGCAAACATTAAATGTGATCCTAAAAAACTAAAAATATATGGGCTAGACAAACTAGAAAACCACATAACCTATGGCTTGAGCGCTGGAGAGTATCAAAGACTTTTATGGGCATCAAGTATTGATAAAGGATCAGAAATTCTTTTCCTAGACGAACCACTCATATATATAGATAGCACTAGTAGATCAAGATTCATAGGATTTGTGAAAAAATTCATTGAAACAGGTGGCACTGCTATAATAGTTGATCACATGCCTGATAACTGGGTAGGATTTGATCCAAAAATACTGGTTCTAGATAAGGGTGTTCAAAAATATCTCGGACCATATAGGGAAGATCTTCTACCTAAACCGATCATAAAAATAATGAAACAAACCAATCAGTATAAGGGAAGAAAACCTTTACTAGTTTCTAAAAATATATGGTTCAAATATCCAGGCGAAAACTATGTTTTACGAAACATTAGTTTCAAAGCTTATAGTGGAGAAATAACCGGTATATCCGGAAAGAACGGTGCAGGCAAGACAACTTTACTGAAAATACTTGCTGGCATACTAAAGCCGAATAAAGGAAATATTGTAAGATATGGTAGAATAATCTATCTACCTGAAAACCCATTACTATACTACTCCTATCCTACGCCGAGAGAAGAACTATCCGCCTCGGCAAGGGATCCTAGAGAGTTTGAAAGAATCACGAAAAGATTTAGTCTAGAAGAACTTCTTGACAGACCACTATCTATGCTTAGTAGTGGTGAGCGGCGCCGTATAGCTCTTGCATCAGCTTTTCTTGCAGGTTACGATATTTATTTATTAGATGAACCCAGTGGTGGGCTTGATAACTATAGTTTGAAGGAATTATTAGATGAAATAATGTTTTTGAGTAAAAACAATAAGGCAGTCATTATTGCAAGCCATGATGAAAGACTATATCCCTACTTTGATAAAACATGTATTCTCAGAGAAGGTGCGCTTATATGCGAATAATCGGTATACTAGTAGATCTTGTTTATAAGTCATTATTCCTTAAGGGGGAGGAAGGATATAGAGCAACTAGTTCTCTATTAAAAATATTGTTATTAGCCTTAATGCTTACGTATTTCCTACTTGATCCCTCATTGTACTCGTCAATAAATATTGTATCATTAATATTAGTGCTGGGAATAACTGGTTTTAGCTTATCATGGTTCTTATCATCATTTACATTATCAAGCATCCCTGGATTATGGTATGCAGTTACAGCCCTCTTATTCTCATATACTGGATTATCAGAGCCTTTATCATATACGGATGCATTAATAATATATCTTCGCACCACAACATTTTCACTTATCCTCTTATTCTTCGGATCAATTATTAGCCCTGTCAGGCTTGCAAATATATTATTTAGACTAGGTTTTAGAAAGAATAGTGTTGCACCAATACTACTATGGAGATCAATGCCGTATGGATTAAAGTCTATGCAGGAGTCTTTAGCGATAGGAGAGTTGAAAAAGGAAAATGTTGGAAAAAGACTGGGTCCAGCAATGGCTTCACTACTAGAATATAGTGACATGGTTAGAGAATCGAACTATTATCGAATAAACACTTTAATGAAGCATGCGTTCCCAGTCAAGAGCTCGAGGAAACATAATTTACTTCTTATTATAGCCTGTGTTATAATAGGCATATTATTATTGCTTAAAACACTAACGTAGATTCAAATGTAGATATCAGTCAGCCACCGCTTCTTCATCCCCTTAAAATAAGAGTCTGCAGTGTTCGGGACCATCCTCATCTATTAGACAATAATTTTTATAATCAAATAATATAGGTTTTCACAGAAGCCCCTTTTCAACGAGAATTTTCCTCGGCACCGAACAACATGTTTCAATAATTTTGAGACCATATTTTTTAATCAGTAAAGGATGTGGATTAACAATTCTATTAACTAGTTTGTTCTCAATAAGGATCTCGTCTAATGAGTTTTTTACTGGAGAAGGACGCATACATCCCATACTTAA from Staphylothermus marinus F1 harbors:
- a CDS encoding ERCC4 domain-containing protein; the protein is MSHILLSPVDIIIDSRENSKHPEFRKEFQSNGLKTAVQPLPAGDFLLLAAPGKKPVLVERKTVIDLGNSIRDNRIWEQAKLLAEAAEKEGYQPFIIVEGWLGVLEKYRGWKIQSVLRVIDTLMLDFEIPVLNTPNKQATIAWLIAKAKSLGKTEEKKIYRMRVEKKPMSLKDRILYVAESIVGPTLARKLLREFKTLRNIANASIKELMVVEGIGVKRANEIYLIFNTEWSDDQR
- the glnA gene encoding type I glutamate--ammonia ligase, producing the protein MTRIKFVNLYFTDLIGVFRNTSLLLSDEKDPSSVTTLFDGSSVYGFLDISFSDVILKPVKETEIVLPWDKNVYGYISQVYLPEWKRLDRDPRYIAEKAEEIIQSEGYRSVMGVEMEFFLFEKLKYIVEPGRQILEIYSAESPWTDNASIPLKKGYHIVESIDRVAHIRRSIISALHEAGLNTVKHHHEVASSGQVEITSNKENVVSLGDFIQYFKMIARKIARINGFEAVFMPKPIMGDNGNGMHIHVSLWSGDKNLFHDPDEKYGLSQFARYFIGGLLEHGRSLSAIVSPTTNSYRRLIPGYEAPVYLVWGYANRSAAVRIPLANIDNGNMTRIEYRPPDPTANPYLASSAIILAGLDGIKKKIDPGDPIEENVYKMPIEKRRSLGIRELPRNLDEALDELESDHEYLKPAFSEEVIQTYIELKRNEIRELAGIPSPAEFLYYNLI
- a CDS encoding Lrp/AsnC family transcriptional regulator, with translation MTRSSTILDDIDLKILDQLRKYSRTSFREIASKLNKPVSTIYDRIKRLEKHGIIRGFSIDIDYRKLGYQIKALILVNAEGKDLIKVEQDIASNPNVQAVYDITGEYDIALIASFKTIEELDAFVKKLLSKPGIKHTRTSIVFRTVKETQHLPLK
- a CDS encoding pyridoxal-phosphate dependent enzyme, with product MAVKVKCLKCGFESNNYRGYKCPNCGSLLEVIHDFEWIIEWENNGIWIFSKMLPQTNHRISLGEGWTPLIRSDNLFRNENIYFKDESRNPTGSFRDRAAALIVSDALDQGAKRLVVASDGNMGASIAAYSAKAGLPVTIYVPVWTDPEKILLMKAYGAKVIVSEEDLDTLLQYVERRARKEKLYNASSTYNILAMEGLKTIGYEIYLQYGGVPSTVYVPLGSGLTILSLYHGFSEMHSNNIIDHIPKLIGVETCANPVYSSIHGNPTKCNEEPMPGLYYRKPVLKEYVSEIIDKHGETIVVNNKQVYMAAKKLAMEEGLFVEPSSAVALAGALKIGGTENSIILLTGHGLKSPTPYTRPSRERYTPFPGSTKSLILKIISEKPGLTGYEIWKRLGLRISVQAVYQHLKELEKIGLIYSKFSENRKLYFPVYKKSSS
- a CDS encoding ECF transporter S component; this encodes MKLSTKDRVDVVTIVTYIVAVYVATIAIQIYQPYTGGYFNLGEAVIYIAAILHGPIVAAVAGGIGASLADLSTGYGIFAPATAVIKFIEGYLAGWLIWRFRDKARNIKAIVGALIGVLYTFLLILFAIYYWSGPTYIGPSQILSLTITSAYLDIPVYVWIIIVLVIGALLSYVLVKKLVTAWEPLALILAGLEMVIGYFLYEYFVSNPLTGRQPIAALAEIPVNIGQAVIGASIAVPLATWLVRAGYGGRKSD
- a CDS encoding ATP-binding cassette domain-containing protein → MAVEKVIEANIVEAGYHKGFFIKNISFELSKGEILVITGRSGSGKTTLLKTLLNILHLSNGYIKGVVLIKNKPITQYSSEELYNLISYIPQDPWYAVIGHVVYVEYCHALSVANIKCDPKKLKIYGLDKLENHITYGLSAGEYQRLLWASSIDKGSEILFLDEPLIYIDSTSRSRFIGFVKKFIETGGTAIIVDHMPDNWVGFDPKILVLDKGVQKYLGPYREDLLPKPIIKIMKQTNQYKGRKPLLVSKNIWFKYPGENYVLRNISFKAYSGEITGISGKNGAGKTTLLKILAGILKPNKGNIVRYGRIIYLPENPLLYYSYPTPREELSASARDPREFERITKRFSLEELLDRPLSMLSSGERRRIALASAFLAGYDIYLLDEPSGGLDNYSLKELLDEIMFLSKNNKAVIIASHDERLYPYFDKTCILREGALICE